A window from Borrelia sp. P9F1 encodes these proteins:
- a CDS encoding terminase: protein MQMEMEQEELDSVSIAFTTLDSGSDETAVQQQKAAAGVSTITIPQEDYKRLKDAYKKLPDIMPREEIDRRVELERNSLTKARLQAEADAFRDSQKLSELEKKCQDYYTPSTIKDAGSVRETKLAFLEAMKRKYSVPKFRVDESGDLDSQIENLCLLVQEFTAYRQTVNTRNREVGKIINNTKAQRHKERWGAAAHV from the coding sequence ATGCAAATGGAAATGGAACAAGAGGAGCTAGATTCAGTCTCTATTGCTTTTACTACACTTGATAGTGGATCAGATGAGACAGCTGTGCAGCAGCAGAAAGCGGCAGCTGGTGTCAGCACCATTACGATACCTCAAGAGGATTACAAAAGACTTAAGGATGCATACAAAAAGCTACCCGATATTATGCCTCGAGAGGAGATTGACCGCAGGGTCGAGCTTGAGAGGAATTCACTGACTAAGGCTAGGCTGCAAGCAGAAGCTGATGCATTCAGGGACTCACAAAAGCTGTCTGAGCTTGAAAAGAAGTGTCAGGATTACTACACCCCATCAACCATAAAGGATGCGGGTAGTGTAAGGGAAACAAAACTGGCTTTCCTTGAGGCTATGAAGAGGAAATACAGCGTGCCTAAATTTAGAGTTGATGAGTCAGGTGATCTTGACTCCCAAATTGAGAATCTGTGTCTACTAGTCCAGGAGTTTACAGCCTACAGACAAACGGTTAATACTCGCAATAGAGAGGTTGGCAAGATCATCAATAATACTAAAGCTCAGCGGCATAAGGAAAGATGGGGGGCGGCAGCACATGTTTGA
- a CDS encoding ParA family protein has product MSTKKVPRVISIASIKGGVGKSTTCLILAKLIAQQHKVLLIDMDTQASITSYYGDQLKARKIHVPTFNTYEMLKGELLADSAVVNVYQNIDIIPSYYSLQDFVKYCWQSKVITFEEAQFFLKDAMQNLTKEYDYILIDNPPSSDILLTNSLFVSDYVITPVVCELWTFESLELIYAQVHDILKLDIPIYIVVTRFKKRSTYRYFYNEFIKRDNFLGVVSERESLNKSIFSKIDFDMTCDYVGEYQTIWNNFISKTDR; this is encoded by the coding sequence TTGAGTACCAAGAAAGTACCTAGGGTCATATCAATAGCAAGCATTAAGGGTGGTGTTGGGAAGAGCACAACTTGTTTAATACTCGCTAAATTAATAGCACAACAACATAAAGTTTTGCTTATCGATATGGACACACAAGCTTCCATTACTAGTTATTATGGCGACCAATTAAAGGCGAGGAAGATTCATGTGCCCACATTTAACACATATGAAATGCTAAAAGGAGAACTGCTTGCGGATAGTGCTGTAGTAAATGTGTATCAAAATATTGATATAATTCCTAGCTATTATAGCTTACAAGATTTTGTAAAATATTGTTGGCAAAGTAAGGTTATTACATTTGAAGAAGCACAATTTTTCTTAAAAGATGCAATGCAAAACTTAACAAAAGAATATGATTATATTTTAATTGATAACCCACCATCATCAGATATTCTTTTAACCAATTCTCTTTTTGTTAGTGATTACGTAATCACACCAGTCGTGTGTGAATTATGGACGTTTGAAAGTTTAGAACTTATTTACGCTCAGGTTCATGACATATTAAAATTAGACATCCCAATATATATAGTAGTAACTAGATTTAAGAAGAGAAGCACTTACAGGTATTTTTATAATGAATTTATTAAAAGGGACAACTTTTTGGGTGTTGTATCAGAGAGGGAAAGTTTAAATAAAAGTATTTTTTCTAAGATCGATTTTGATATGACATGTGATTATGTGGGGGAATATCAAACAATTTGGAATAATTTTATATCGAAAACGGATAGATGA
- a CDS encoding chromosome replication/partitioning protein, with translation MAQLKPNISLRIENQALYAEKEIKEQRLKKLMERLKSLTVKDIRTKIDMIKTVFEIYDEKLYVVGGYNNFVEFIRTCGTSTTNAYLFIKIGKALKEGHITEQDIIDRGIDHIKMIVKENNYKALQEGKIRKDIPLRILIPSEGTYSYFKSNTKFTSYALDRIYREHRHLLDNLFYEYNLEKKHKKKIDTEDVIYTEE, from the coding sequence ATGGCCCAATTAAAACCCAATATCAGTTTAAGAATAGAAAACCAAGCCTTATATGCAGAGAAGGAAATTAAAGAACAAAGATTAAAAAAACTTATGGAAAGGCTAAAGTCATTAACAGTGAAAGATATTAGAACAAAAATAGATATGATTAAGACGGTATTTGAAATATATGATGAGAAATTATACGTAGTTGGGGGTTATAATAATTTTGTAGAGTTTATAAGGACTTGCGGTACTTCAACCACAAATGCTTATCTTTTTATTAAAATAGGCAAGGCATTAAAAGAAGGGCATATAACAGAACAGGATATTATCGATAGGGGAATAGACCATATAAAGATGATAGTAAAGGAAAATAATTACAAGGCCCTGCAAGAAGGAAAGATAAGGAAGGATATTCCATTAAGAATATTAATACCATCAGAAGGTACATATTCTTATTTTAAGTCAAATACTAAATTTACTTCTTATGCATTAGACAGAATTTATAGGGAGCACAGACATTTATTAGATAATTTGTTTTATGAATATAATCTAGAAAAGAAACATAAGAAAAAAATTGATACGGAAGATGTTATTTACACGGAAGAATAA